The Sphingosinicellaceae bacterium genome includes the window AGACCCGCCAACTGCCGCGCTCTTTCTCCCGCCAGCCGGGCCGTTATGGACCGACCCGGCAATTTTCGATCTGATGGAGGAGATTGGACTTGCGGCTTACTGGCGCCGCGCCGGGCCACCCGACATCTGCAAGGTCCCAGACATGCGGTCGCGGTGTCGGGTGGCCGGTATTATCGGCTAATAAGTATCGTCGCGGCCTTCGAAAGCGCTGCCTTCGCCAGAGTTGCCGGCCACAACGCGATCTACCACAGCGTGAATGAACGTCCGATCTTGGGAACCTAGTAGAATGGCGCGAACTTCCGCAACTGGGTCTGCTCAGATCTCGGTTCGCTCCGCCAAGTCCAGGGCATCCTCCACGTCAACGCCAAGGTAGCGCACCGTGCTGTCAATCTTCGCGTGGCCAAGCAGGATCTGGACAGCTCTTAGATTGCCGGTGGCCTTGTAGATGATCGACGCCTTGGTTCGCCGAAGCGAGTGGGTGCCATAGTCGTGCGGCTGAAGGCCTATGCCGGCGACCCACTCATGTACCAGGCGAGCATATTGGCGTGTGCTCATGTGGCCCATGTAGTCGTTCCGACTGGGGAAGACATATTCGCCCAGCGAGCCGCCCCGCCGCTCCAGCCACGCGCGCATCGTTTTCCGGGCCGTATCCATCAGTTCAAACTGGACTGGCCGGTTAGTCTTTTGCTGCACGACAATAGCCCGATCGCGAAACTGAGGGTCCCCCGGATTTTCCTCCAGTTTGAAGGTGAGCATCCGGCGTTCATTTGGCGACCCGGAGAGTCGCCGCAGCAGCATATTCGTTCGGCGTCAGCCATCCAAGCGATGTGTGAGGCCGGCTCTCGTTGTAGAAGCTTCGCCATGCCTCGATCTTGGCCCGGGCATCGGCCAGCGACAGGAACCAGTGTGCGTTGAGGCACTCGTCGCGCAAGCGACCGTTGAACGATTCCACGAAGGCGTTGTCGGTCGGCTTGCCCGGGCGTGAGAAGTCTAGCGTAACGCCGTTTTCATAGGCCCAGCGATCGAGTGCCTTCGAGATGAACTCCGGACCATTGTCCACCCGAATGCTCTTGGGCGAACCGCGTGTGCCCGCTATCCGTGCCATCGCCTCGACGACCTGCTCGCCCTTGATGCCCTGATCGACATCGATCGCCAGCGCCTCGCGGGTATAGGTGTCGACGACGGTCAACGCCCGCAGGCGCCGGCCGTCGAACAACGCGTCCGAGACGAAGTCCATCGACCACATCTCGTTCGGTGCAGCCGCTGCCGGCTGCCGGACCCGGTCGGCGGCGCTGACGTTGCGCCGGGGCTTCTTGAGCCGAAGGCTCAGTCCATCCTGTCGATACAGGCGGTAGACCCGCTTGTGGTTCACCAACCAGCCCTCCCTCCGGAGCATGATGTAGATCCTGAAATACCCGTACCGCATCCGCGTCCGCGCCAGGTCGTGGATGCGCAGACGCAGCGGCGCCTGGTCCGGCTTGACCGAGACATAGCGGACCAGCGAACGATCGACGTCGAGCGCCAGGCAGCTGCGCCGCTGGCTGACGCCGTGAGACGCCTGGACGGACGCGACGAGCTCGCGTTGTCGCCCAGGCGTCAGAGCTTGTGGGATGGTCCGCCCCCTTACGGAGCGACGCGGTCGGGAGCATTCTGACCGCCTTCATCAAGGAGGACCGTCATGACAGAAGCAGCGGTAATTGGCATCGATATCGGCAAGACCTCGTTCCACCTGGTTGCGGTTGATGTATCCGGCGCGATCCAGTGGAAGAAGAAGTTCAGCCGCACCCAGCTGATGCGGCACATGGGCACGGTGCCGCAATGTCTCGTCGGCATGGCGGCCTGCTGCGGTGCGCATCATCTCGCGCGCGAGTTGACGGCGCTTGGACACGATGTTCGCCTTATGGCGCCACAGTTCGTGAAGCCGTTCGTCAAGTCCAACAAGAATGATTATCTCGATGCCGAAGCAATCGCCGAGGCCGTGCAACGGCCGACGATGCGCTTCGTGCCGGTCAAATCGGTCGAGCAGCTCGATCTTCAAGCGCTGCATCGTGTACGCGAGCGGCTCGTCAGCCGGCGGACGGCCGTCATCAATCAGATCCGCGCGTTCCTCTTGGAGCGCGGGGTGGTGTTCCGTACCGGCCGGCAGCACATGGCGCGCGAGATGCCGATGCTGTTCACCGACGAGCGGTCCACGCTCTCGCCAGGGATGCGGCTGATCCTGCGGCAGCTATGGGGTGAGTGGCGCGGACTCGACACCGACATCGCGACGGTGACCAAGGAGATCGAGACGATCGCGGCTGCTGATGCCGGCTGCCGACGCCTGCTCGCCATCCCCGGTGTTGGGCCGTTGGTCGCCACCGCGCTGGTCGCCGCAGTCGCCGATGGCACCGGCTTCAAGCGCGGTCGCGATCTGGCCGCGTGGCTTGGCCTTGTTCCACGCCAACACTCCACCGGCGGCAAGCCGAAGCTGCTCGGCATGTCGAAGCGTGGCAACAGCTCCTTGCGCCGGCTGTTCATCCACGGTGCCAGATCAGCGAGCCTGCACATGAAGCGTGATCGCGGCCTCGGCCCCTGGCTCGATCAGCTCGAGACGCGAACCCACAAGAACGTCGCCGTCGTCGCGCTGGCGAACAAGATCGTACGCATCAGTTGGGCGGTGCTGGCCCGGCAGGAAGAGTATCGGCCACCTATGCCGATCGCCGCCTGAGCCGGGCACCCGCACGAAGAGGTCTGCAGCGAGAGGAGTGATGGCAAACAGTCGATGGTGACACGATCGAAGCCTGGCCAAAAATGCAGCCGTCAAAGGCTGGACCAGCTTGAAAGGCCGATCGTAACGCGTATCCCATCATGGCCAGGGATCGAGATGTCCCACCAACAGGCCGGATACATTTACGCAGACTGTGCCGCCAACCACATCTCACGCTTGCCAGACGGGGGCGGACCATACATTTTTTGACAGCACGTCCTGCAGGATATGCTTGTCGAGGCTGAGGTCCGCGACGAGTTGCTTGAGCTTGCGGTTCTCCTCCTCGAGCAGCTTCAGCCGCCGCAGCTCGCCGACGCCGAGCCCGGCGTACAGCTTTTTCCAGCGGTAAAAAGTCTGCTCGGAAATCCCCATCCGCCGGATCACCTCAGCCACCGGCGTGCCCGTCTCGGCTTGCCGCAGCGCGTACGAAATCTGCTCCTCAGTATACCTGCTCTTCTTCACGGCCTGCTCCTCCTCGCGGGTGGTCACAACGCCGGAAAACTCTCACTCAAACCGGAGGAAGAAAACGGGGGGACGTCACCCGAGTTTTCCCTCGTCCTGCTGGGCGAGGCCGCCGCCTACCCGCATGGATCGCGCAAGCCGCAGCGCGTGTGCGAAAGCGAAGTGGTGCTGATGGATTGCGGCTGCACCGTACAGGGGTATCAATCCGACGTGTCGCGCACCTTCGTGCTTGGCAAGGCACCCGACAATGTCCGCAAAGTGTGGTACACGGTTCACGAAGGCCAGCAGATCGCCTTCCGCACCGCGCGCGTCGGCATTCCCGCAGGCCAGGTCGATGATACCGTCCGCGCTTTCTACGCGAAGCAGGGCTTCGGCCCGCGCTACCAGCTGCCCGGCCTCTCGCATCGCACCGGCCATGGCATTGGCCTTGATGGGCACGAACCGGTCAACTTCGTCCATAACGAGACGACGACGCTAAGGCCCGGCATGTGCTTCTCGGACGAGCCCGGGCTCTACTTGCCCGGCAAGTTCGGGGTGCGGCTGGAGGATTGTTTCCACATGACCGAAAGCGGACCGGCCTGGTTTTCAATCCCGCCAGTTTCGCTGGAGAAGCCGGTTTAGGCCGGACGCTCGCGAACGCCGTTTGTTGTCGATCGCAGTAC containing:
- a CDS encoding tyrosine-type recombinase/integrase; amino-acid sequence: MLTFKLEENPGDPQFRDRAIVVQQKTNRPVQFELMDTARKTMRAWLERRGGSLGEYVFPSRNDYMGHMSTRQYARLVHEWVAGIGLQPHDYGTHSLRRTKASIIYKATGNLRAVQILLGHAKIDSTVRYLGVDVEDALDLAERTEI
- a CDS encoding IS110 family transposase translates to MTEAAVIGIDIGKTSFHLVAVDVSGAIQWKKKFSRTQLMRHMGTVPQCLVGMAACCGAHHLARELTALGHDVRLMAPQFVKPFVKSNKNDYLDAEAIAEAVQRPTMRFVPVKSVEQLDLQALHRVRERLVSRRTAVINQIRAFLLERGVVFRTGRQHMAREMPMLFTDERSTLSPGMRLILRQLWGEWRGLDTDIATVTKEIETIAAADAGCRRLLAIPGVGPLVATALVAAVADGTGFKRGRDLAAWLGLVPRQHSTGGKPKLLGMSKRGNSSLRRLFIHGARSASLHMKRDRGLGPWLDQLETRTHKNVAVVALANKIVRISWAVLARQEEYRPPMPIAA
- a CDS encoding M24 family metallopeptidase; translated protein: MLGNPHPPDHLSHRRARLGLPQRVRNLLLSIPALLHGLLLLAGGHNAGKLSLKPEEENGGTSPEFSLVLLGEAAAYPHGSRKPQRVCESEVVLMDCGCTVQGYQSDVSRTFVLGKAPDNVRKVWYTVHEGQQIAFRTARVGIPAGQVDDTVRAFYAKQGFGPRYQLPGLSHRTGHGIGLDGHEPVNFVHNETTTLRPGMCFSDEPGLYLPGKFGVRLEDCFHMTESGPAWFSIPPVSLEKPV